A genomic stretch from Vibrio cortegadensis includes:
- a CDS encoding MIP/aquaporin family protein, which produces MTQNKQHTLLGECIAEFIGTGLLIFFGVGCVAALVLTGAEFGQWEVSIVWGFGVAIAIYCTAGVSGAHINPAVTIALAAFHGFDKSKVVPYIMAQMAGAFCSAALVYSLYSNLFVDYEIAHNFARSSEEALATAGIFSTYPNASLSFFGAFAVEFVITAVLMFAILALGDENNGAPRGAMNPLLIGVLIAVIGGSLGPLTGFAMNPARDFGPKLFAFFAGWDHALTGAKDIPYFIVPILAPIAGACFGGWLYPKAIGAYLPVTGQGCTIPNQCDTEEQAEEARV; this is translated from the coding sequence ATGACACAAAACAAACAACACACTCTCTTAGGAGAGTGCATAGCCGAGTTTATCGGCACCGGATTGTTAATCTTTTTTGGTGTGGGTTGCGTGGCAGCGCTAGTACTGACAGGGGCTGAATTCGGTCAATGGGAAGTCAGCATCGTTTGGGGTTTTGGTGTTGCAATTGCTATCTACTGTACCGCAGGTGTATCAGGTGCACATATCAATCCGGCAGTGACCATTGCACTGGCGGCCTTCCATGGTTTCGACAAGTCTAAAGTGGTTCCATATATCATGGCACAAATGGCAGGCGCATTTTGTTCTGCTGCGTTGGTCTATAGCTTATACAGCAACTTATTTGTTGATTACGAAATTGCGCACAACTTTGCTCGTAGTAGCGAAGAAGCGTTAGCAACAGCCGGAATATTCTCTACTTATCCAAATGCCTCCCTCTCTTTCTTTGGCGCTTTTGCAGTTGAATTCGTAATTACCGCCGTATTAATGTTCGCAATTTTGGCTCTAGGTGATGAAAATAATGGCGCACCGCGTGGTGCAATGAATCCTCTATTAATTGGTGTGTTGATTGCTGTGATTGGTGGCTCTTTAGGTCCACTGACAGGTTTTGCAATGAACCCTGCTCGTGACTTTGGTCCAAAACTATTCGCTTTCTTTGCTGGATGGGATCATGCGCTAACGGGTGCGAAAGATATTCCTTACTTTATTGTTCCAATTCTTGCTCCGATTGCGGGTGCATGTTTTGGTGGTTGGCTATATCCAAAAGCGATTGGCGCGTATCTACCAGTAACTGGCCAAGGTTGTACCATTCCAAATCAGTGCGATACGGAAGAACAAGCAGAAGAAGCACGAGTTTAA
- the glpA gene encoding anaerobic glycerol-3-phosphate dehydrogenase subunit A, translating to MTTTTRFETDVVIIGGGATGTGIMRDCALRGIPCILLEKDDIASGTTGRNHGLLHSGARYAVTDPESARECIQENQNLKRIAKHCVEDTSGLFITLPEDELSFQSQFISSCNHAGIETEQLTRKQALALEPNVNPDLIGAVKVPDGTLDPFRLCASNVLDAKEHGARLFTHTTVTSLIREGDTVLGVRCLNLRNNHQFEIIAREVINAAGIWGQNICEYAELNIKMFPAKGSLLILDYRINNLVINRCRKPSDADILVPGDTISLIGTTSEHIDYDQIDDLHVTNKEVDILLEEGAKLAPIMANTRVLRAYAGVRPLVAVDDDGSGRNISRGIVLLDHAERDGLNGLTTITGGKLMTYRLMAEHATDLIAHKLDNSAPCTTHLRPLPGSNETPKQKKHTASLAKPVYESAIYRHGERAEAFLSDDKKSQAVICECEMVTAGEIEYAIKNLDVHNLVDLRRRTRLGMGPCQGELCTYRAASLFEEYGNASGTESSQLLKHFLEERWKGIKPIFWGDALREAEFSYWIYEGLFGTGDIPPAVQPQTEENKNTEVNQDEISLNKLGEMYDSI from the coding sequence ATGACCACTACGACACGCTTTGAAACTGATGTCGTCATTATTGGCGGGGGTGCAACAGGAACCGGCATAATGCGAGATTGTGCTTTACGCGGTATTCCATGCATCCTCTTGGAAAAAGATGACATCGCCTCAGGAACCACAGGTCGAAATCACGGCCTACTCCATTCAGGTGCGCGTTATGCGGTTACTGATCCTGAATCAGCTAGAGAGTGTATCCAAGAAAATCAGAACCTTAAGCGAATTGCGAAACATTGCGTCGAAGACACAAGTGGTCTTTTTATTACACTCCCAGAAGATGAATTATCCTTTCAATCACAGTTCATCTCTTCTTGTAACCACGCAGGGATTGAAACCGAACAACTGACACGCAAACAGGCTCTCGCCCTTGAACCTAACGTTAACCCTGATCTAATTGGCGCAGTCAAAGTACCTGATGGAACGCTCGATCCTTTTCGTTTATGTGCGTCAAATGTTCTAGATGCCAAAGAACATGGTGCTCGATTGTTCACTCATACAACGGTTACTTCGCTGATTCGTGAGGGCGATACGGTACTAGGAGTGCGCTGCCTCAACCTGCGCAATAATCATCAATTTGAGATCATCGCACGTGAGGTGATCAATGCTGCTGGGATCTGGGGACAAAATATCTGCGAGTATGCGGAACTCAATATCAAAATGTTCCCTGCAAAAGGGTCACTCTTGATCTTGGATTACCGAATCAACAATCTTGTCATCAACCGCTGCCGTAAACCTTCTGATGCCGACATTTTAGTGCCTGGCGATACCATCTCACTTATCGGCACCACATCTGAACATATCGACTATGACCAAATCGACGATCTCCATGTCACCAATAAAGAGGTCGATATTCTATTAGAAGAAGGCGCAAAACTGGCTCCAATCATGGCAAACACTCGCGTGCTAAGAGCCTATGCTGGTGTTCGTCCACTTGTGGCCGTTGATGATGATGGAAGTGGTCGCAATATTAGTCGAGGTATCGTTCTCCTAGACCATGCCGAGCGCGATGGGTTGAATGGCCTAACAACAATCACCGGCGGTAAGTTGATGACTTATCGACTCATGGCAGAACACGCTACTGATCTGATTGCTCATAAACTGGATAACTCTGCGCCATGTACTACTCACCTGCGCCCTCTTCCAGGCTCAAATGAAACGCCAAAACAGAAGAAACACACGGCAAGTCTGGCTAAACCTGTATATGAATCGGCAATTTATCGTCACGGAGAGCGCGCAGAAGCTTTCTTGTCGGATGATAAAAAAAGCCAAGCCGTCATTTGTGAATGCGAAATGGTCACCGCTGGCGAAATTGAATACGCGATTAAAAACCTTGATGTTCACAATCTTGTAGATCTAAGGCGCAGAACCCGTCTAGGGATGGGCCCATGCCAAGGTGAACTATGTACCTATCGTGCCGCAAGCCTATTTGAAGAATACGGCAATGCATCGGGTACTGAGTCTAGCCAACTGCTGAAACACTTTTTAGAAGAGAGATGGAAAGGGATCAAACCGATTTTTTGGGGCGATGCCCTTAGAGAAGCGGAATTCAGCTACTGGATTTATGAAGGCTTGTTTGGCACTGGCGATATTCCACCAGCGGTTCAACCACAAACAGAAGAAAATAAGAACACCGAGGTTAATCAAGACGAGATCAGCCTAAATAAATTAGGAGAAATGTATGATTCAATTTGA
- the glpB gene encoding glycerol-3-phosphate dehydrogenase subunit GlpB, which translates to MIQFDVAIIGGGVAGYTAGLRCLEAGLKTVLVSQGQSAMHFSSGSIDLLGQTPDHQAVQFPLNAIRQFPQNFPLHPYAKLGAAKVKNALNWYQHKLTQLGLPLHQQANGENHFRITPMGTLKATWMSQPFVHQVTTQASSLAFKKIMMVSIEGFRDFQPQIAVDNLAKDPMFKGIEVSSLNVSINAFKTMERNPHELRSIDLSRVLKDESEFNAFADQLMTHASQDDLVVLPAILGNGDGLALMTKLKARTGLNFHEVPTMPPSLLGIRVEETMSQAFIRLGGTLLKGDYAIGGEINETENGTELSILNTKNLSDLPLKAEHYILASGSFFSKGLIAGHQEISEPVFNLDVCHAGLRETWREHDFFTDKRHLFMSFGVETDQHFRPSIAGKTLNNVYCAGAILAHYNPVVEGSGSGVAISTAHSISEAIIQSFDHSSITDNSSVTDNRSKTDNSFKTDEPAQYKSEQPSPQNEQTTDEVCL; encoded by the coding sequence ATGATTCAATTTGATGTGGCGATTATTGGCGGTGGCGTTGCAGGCTATACGGCTGGATTACGTTGTTTAGAAGCTGGCCTGAAAACAGTACTGGTTAGCCAAGGTCAAAGTGCCATGCATTTTTCATCAGGCTCCATTGATCTGCTTGGTCAAACCCCCGATCACCAAGCCGTTCAATTCCCATTAAATGCAATTAGGCAATTTCCACAGAACTTTCCGCTTCATCCTTACGCGAAGTTAGGTGCAGCGAAGGTTAAGAATGCACTCAATTGGTACCAACACAAGTTAACGCAACTTGGTTTACCTTTGCATCAACAAGCCAATGGTGAAAATCATTTTCGCATTACCCCTATGGGAACATTGAAAGCAACGTGGATGTCGCAACCTTTTGTACACCAAGTGACGACACAAGCGTCGAGCCTTGCATTCAAAAAGATAATGATGGTCTCCATTGAAGGCTTCCGCGATTTTCAACCACAGATTGCCGTCGACAATTTAGCAAAAGATCCGATGTTCAAAGGGATCGAAGTCTCTAGCTTGAATGTCTCTATCAACGCATTCAAAACCATGGAGCGTAACCCGCATGAACTTCGCTCTATCGACCTGTCTAGAGTGTTGAAAGATGAAAGTGAATTCAATGCGTTTGCCGATCAACTGATGACTCACGCAAGTCAAGATGACTTAGTTGTATTACCTGCCATTTTGGGTAACGGTGACGGTTTGGCCTTGATGACGAAACTCAAAGCCAGAACAGGACTCAATTTCCATGAAGTTCCCACCATGCCGCCATCACTACTAGGGATTCGCGTCGAAGAGACAATGAGCCAAGCTTTCATCCGTTTAGGCGGCACGCTTTTAAAAGGTGATTATGCGATTGGTGGAGAAATCAATGAGACCGAGAATGGTACTGAGTTGTCCATTTTAAACACCAAAAACCTGTCTGATTTACCTCTTAAAGCGGAACACTACATTCTTGCTTCTGGTAGTTTCTTCAGCAAAGGTTTAATCGCCGGGCATCAGGAGATAAGCGAGCCCGTATTTAACCTAGATGTTTGCCACGCAGGGCTTCGTGAAACTTGGCGTGAACACGATTTCTTCACCGATAAACGCCACTTATTCATGAGCTTTGGTGTTGAAACCGATCAACATTTCCGCCCTTCTATTGCAGGCAAAACGCTGAATAACGTTTACTGCGCAGGGGCCATTTTGGCTCACTACAATCCTGTCGTAGAAGGAAGTGGCAGTGGCGTTGCGATCAGTACCGCCCACTCCATCAGTGAAGCGATCATTCAGTCATTCGACCATAGTTCTATAACAGATAACAGCTCTGTAACAGATAATAGATCTAAAACAGATAACAGCTTTAAAACTGATGAGCCTGCACAGTACAAATCAGAACAGCCATCACCACAAAACGAACAAACAACAGATGAGGTGTGTTTATGA